From Alistipes sp. ZOR0009, a single genomic window includes:
- a CDS encoding TolC family protein has protein sequence MKRNILLLSTLLLALVAQGQERTPVRLSLSLKQYLAAVAKGNLSYAAQVFNVAIAEAELKAARVFPDPEISFSYANNQDKTLKMGQGIETGISYPISFGNKRGAALALSRGGYEQSLSALDAFFLSLRADATLAYLAATHSHEQLALQSDSYAQLRKLAQADSIRLKLGEIMEVDALQSGVEAKALQGELFGAEDELQGALLALTRMQGAAIADTLINPSEPTPTWRRAFTQQELVRNALVQHPSLKVAAKDRELAQAKLRQLKADRAFEFSLEAGYARNAQVRNETAPAPAFSSYSAGITIPLKLSGMNRSAVRAAKLAVSQADMVYRDTEQQLVADIMRAYASYRTAERQLDYYNGGIAEQANTILKARVYAYQRGESSLVEVLNAQRSYNDIRAQHADARYRFAVALVELERAAGIWDIE, from the coding sequence ATGAAACGAAATATACTTTTACTATCCACCCTGCTGCTAGCACTGGTGGCGCAGGGACAGGAGCGTACCCCAGTTCGGTTAAGCCTCTCGCTAAAGCAGTATCTTGCTGCGGTGGCCAAGGGCAACCTGAGCTACGCTGCGCAGGTATTTAACGTGGCTATTGCCGAGGCCGAGCTGAAGGCAGCGCGCGTATTTCCCGATCCAGAGATCTCCTTTAGCTACGCCAACAATCAGGATAAGACGCTAAAGATGGGGCAGGGGATAGAGACTGGCATCAGCTACCCCATTAGCTTTGGCAACAAGCGCGGAGCGGCGCTGGCGCTCTCGAGGGGAGGATACGAGCAGAGCCTTTCGGCGCTCGATGCCTTCTTCCTTTCGCTACGTGCCGATGCCACGTTGGCCTACCTTGCGGCTACCCACAGCCACGAGCAGCTGGCGCTTCAGTCCGACTCGTACGCACAGCTACGTAAACTCGCTCAGGCCGATAGCATCCGCCTTAAGCTGGGCGAGATTATGGAGGTAGATGCCCTACAGTCGGGGGTGGAGGCTAAGGCGCTACAGGGCGAACTCTTTGGTGCCGAGGATGAGCTGCAGGGAGCGCTGCTGGCGCTTACCCGTATGCAGGGGGCTGCCATTGCCGATACGCTAATTAACCCTTCGGAGCCTACGCCTACCTGGCGAAGAGCCTTTACCCAGCAGGAGCTAGTTCGTAACGCTTTGGTTCAGCATCCGAGCTTAAAGGTGGCTGCTAAGGATAGGGAGCTGGCGCAGGCTAAGCTGCGGCAGCTCAAGGCCGATCGCGCCTTTGAGTTTAGCCTTGAGGCTGGATACGCCCGTAACGCCCAGGTGCGAAACGAAACCGCTCCGGCGCCAGCCTTTAGCTCCTATAGCGCCGGGATTACCATACCGCTAAAGCTATCGGGCATGAACCGTTCGGCCGTGCGCGCCGCAAAGCTGGCCGTTAGTCAGGCCGATATGGTGTATAGAGATACCGAGCAGCAGCTTGTGGCCGATATTATGCGCGCCTACGCCAGCTACCGAACCGCCGAAAGGCAGCTCGACTACTATAACGGTGGCATTGCCGAGCAGGCTAACACCATCCTTAAGGCTCGCGTATACGCCTACCAGCGCGGCGAGAGCAGCTTGGTTGAGGTGCTTAACGCCCAGCGTTCGTACAACGATATTCGCGCCCAGCATGCCGATGCCCGCTACCGCTTTGCCGTTGCTCTGGTAGAGCTCGAACGCGCTGCCGGTATTTGGGATATTGAGTAG